The genomic segment agatttagaaaaagcagaggaaccagagatcaaattgccaacatctgttggatcattgaaaaagcaagaaagttccagaaaaacatctacttctgctttattgactatgccaaagactttgtgtgaatcacaataaactgtggaaaactcttcaagagatgggaataccagaccacctgacctgcctcttgagaaatctgtatgcgggtcaagaagcaacagttaggactggacatggaacagctgatttgttccaaatagggaaaagagtatgtcaaagctgtatattgtcaccctgctcatttaacttaggtgcagagtacatcatgagaaacgctgggctggatgaagcacaagctagaatcaagattgccaggagaaatatcaattacctcagatatgcagatgacaccacccttatgacagaaaacaaagaggaactgaaaagtctcatgatgaaagtgaaagaaaagagtgaaagagttggcttaaagctcaacattcagaaaactaagatcatggcatctagccccatcacttcatggcaaatggatggggaaacaatggaaacagtggctgactttatttttctgggctccaaaatcactgcagatgttgactacagccatgaaattaaaagacgcttgcttcttggaagaaaagctatgatcaacctagacagcatattaaaaagcagagacataactttgtcaacaaaggtccgtctagtcaaagctatggtatttgaaatagtcatgtatggatgggagagttgtaccataaagaaagctgagcactgaagaattgatgcttctcaactgtggtgttggagaagactcttgagagtcccttggaatgcaaggagatccaaccagtcaatcctaaagaaaatcagtcctgaatattcattggaaggactgatgctgaagctgaaacttcagtactttggccacctaatgcaaagtgctgactcatttgaaaagaccctgatgctgggaaagattgagggcaggaggagaaggtgatgacagagaatgagatgattggatggcatcaccaactcaatggacatgggtttgggtggactccgagagttggtgatggacagggaggcctggcgtgctgtggttcatggggtcgcaaagagttggacacgactgagcaactgaactgatctgaactgatgtaTGCATAAGAGGGTGCTCAGTGAGAGAGATCACTGGGCAGCACAGGGATCCTGCCCCTATCATCCCCAGGGTGGACAGGACACGGAGATGTCGTGTCCTGCTGAGCACATGTGGGCATCAGTCTCTGTAGCAGGGCTACATCATGGGCCTGAGACACAATCTGTTGCACAGGCCCCACCTGAGAAGGCTCCCACAAATTCAGGAGCCCCTCAGTTCTGAAGAATCTATCCTTATCAGGACTTAGGTCTGTAAATGACCTTGGAGAAAAATCTGAACACAGAGTATATGGTGTACTAGGGGTCCAGATTCATGTACACCCCAGTTCCTAAATAGAGTAGTGGAAGATTAACATCATCAGCATCATAAGAGAAATTCAGAGAGCCTTCTCTGAGGCCGGGAGAGTGCTCGCTCCTGTCCTAGGGTGAGCTGACATTGGGGGCTGGCCCTCTCTGACCCCCGTGTGTCATTGCTAAGGGTTATCTTACCCACTGATACTTTTAGATTACAGTAGCTCTTATTCCATGAAGTAGCTACAAAATTGTCCAACAGCCATTATACTGCAGGTGTTTCTATATTTGACAtctgctccaatcaaaagactcTCCCCCGAACATTGCAGTAGGTGTCCCAGGGTGGACCAGGAGAAAAATTGACAGCCAGTGTCCCCTCCCTACTGAGAGAAAGCTGTCTTAGGAATGTCATGTATTTCCCTGGATGTGCTCCAAATTCACCAATGAATTGGGGTAAAAGAGTTTAAAGAGTTCTCAGATAAGGTCAAAATCAGCAGAAGatctgggtgggggctggggcgcAGGTAACCGCTTAGAGTTCAGTCCAGCCCAACAGAAGTTGATTAGAAGAGAGGTTGGAGGTGACCAAGGGATTCTGCCGATACAGCCTTGCTCTGGGTCTTGGATGAAGAGCGAGCGAGTGAACTAGAATGCTCCCCAGAGCAAGTAGCAGAGTCATAGGAGTTTTTCCAAGATAAGGGGAAGGGATCTTTCCCACAAGGTGTAACCAGAGGTGATGAAAAAAAGGCATAGACTTACCTTATAATGATTAATGTATAGAGGGCACACCACCTTCCAATGACATGCAATTTGCTTAAGTGACTTGatgataaaataaagataagGGAACAAATATAGGCAGCACAGCCCCACCAGAGAATCAGTAACTTCTGGTTTGTGTGGAGATGGCCCTGGGACTGCAGCTTCGGCGGCAGGTGCTGGCTGGACTCCTGCTCTGTCTGTGCGCCGGGCGATGGGCCGAGGCTGGGAAGGTGCTGGTGGTCCCCATGGAGGGCAGCCACTGGCTCAGCATGCGGGAGGCCGTGCGGGAGCTCCATGCCAGAGGTCACCAAGCAGTGGTCGTTGCTCCAGAGGTCAATGTGCGCGTCAAGGCAGAGGACTTTTTCATCAAGAAAACCTATGCCATTCTGTACACCCAGGACGATTTTAATTACTTCCTGATGGGcagttttaatatgttttttgaaAGAGTGAATTTTCTAACCATGTTTTGGAAAACTATTGAAGCTACCAAAAATGCATCTGTGGTCTTTGCAAGGTCTTGTGAGGCACTGCTGTATAACAAGGATCTGATCAGAGACCTGAATGCCAGTTCCTTCGATGTGGTTTTAACGGACCCTGTTTACCCCTGCGGGGCAGTGCTGGCTAAGTACCTGTCCATTCCTGCTGTGTTTTTCTTGCGTTTCCTTCCCTGTGACTTAGATGTTGAGGGCACAGCATGCCCAAACCCTTTCTCTTATGTTCCTAAGTTTTTAACAAGGAATTCAGACCACATGACATTCTTCCAAAGGGTCAAGAACATGCTCTATCCTCTGACCCTGAAGTACCTTTGCCATTTTTCTTTCGCTCCTTATGCTCGTATGGCCTCTGAGCTTCTTCAGAGAGATGTGTCGCTGGGGGAGATTTTTGGCTCTGCATCTGTGTGGCTGTTCAGAGGAGACTTTGTGATGGACTACCCAAGGCCGATCATGCCCAACATGGTGTTCATTGGGGGCATCAACTGTGGCAACAGGAAACAGTTATCTCAGGTCTGTACTGCTGCTTTTATTCAATCAATGTTTCAAGTGgaacacattatttttaatgaaaaaattaagaaaaatttttatgCCTTGCCACACGTCTTGTGGGATTCTAGTTCAcctgccagggattgaactcaagcccttggcagtgagcGCTTGGAATCGAaacctggaccaccagagaattccctagtgaaatatatatattttttaaaaaacttacttcCAGGTTCTTTCTTATCTACTGATCTTTCTAAAGATTTCTAACTTTCAATCTCCTTCTAGCAATTTTTGGTGAGATAAGTTGTTAAAGTATGTCCAGTAGTGTAGTAAAAGTTTGTAATAGTCTTTGAGAGGAATGAGAGGCAGAGGTAATGGCAATAATAGGTTGGTAAGAAATGGTGTGACTCAACCATGATTGTCCTTTGTAAAGGTACTGTTATAACTGTGTGAAATTTTATCCAGATGAGTAGAAGCAGAGAACTTGAGCTGTGAATCCATCCATCAGGGATTTTTCACTGAGGTATTCAACTGAAGGATGAGAGAACTGGCCACCTGCATTTACTGACCTGATAATCCTTAGTGGTTTTGTCTTGGAAGAGACAGGTGTGATCACAGAAGACCTGACACCCAAAGGAGACAGAAGTTTCAGAGAGGTCAGATAAATTAAGTGGAAGTGAGACAATGCTGGATAGAGAATTTGGGCTCTCTGTGATCACAGAAAGGAATAATAGACCCAGCTTTTCAGAGATGGAGCTGTGCTGACCAGAAGTCTTCTGACTAGGTGTTGGTGTCTGGAGAAAACCGTGGTGTCATACAGCGTTGGATTGCATGTCATGTAGATCTTCAGTTGGGACACTGGGGTCATCAAGGCTAGTGgtgggggctggagaggaggTAAAGCTGAGCCTAAGAGCACAGTGGCACTGGCGACCGTGATGCCGAGAACCGAGTCTCAAAGAGGAAGCATTCTGACCACATCACCAAACTTACCCCAGCTCAGTCTGCCCTACCCCAAGTTTCCATTATGGGAATTACTGCTTTCCCCATAGTTTCAGAGTCTTCTTAtgttaaccctgaatatttgggTTTAATTGAAATAAGACTCTTGGGGGCAGTTGTTTCTTAACCCACTAAGTTAATCATGATTTTGCCCATCTATGTCACATGCAGTGAATTTATATTAACTTTCACGACTTTTGGTCTCttaatgtttttggtttttttcatcttttgttgAATCTTTTTATACTAATTGAACAATAATTAGACTGttgctattttctgtttcttcctggttcagctttGGGAGATTGTGCATTTCTAGGAATCTGTCCATGTCTGCTACTTGttcattttttggtttgttgttgttcacaaAAAGATCTTATGATCCTTTACATTTTTGTGGTGTTGGTTGtgccttctctgtttcatttctgatttgatTTACTTTGAccgtctctctttttctcctgatAAATCTGGATGAAGTTTCAGAAAATTGAGgtgtatcaattttatttattttttcaaagaaagagtTCTTCATTTCACTTAGCTTTTATATTTCAgctcttatttgtatttttttctgtatactgTCTTGGatttcatatattcttttatttacttttggtatAAGGTTAAGTTATGTATTTGAGATTTCTCTTATTTCTGGATGTAcacttgtattgctataaacctccttcttagaactgcttttgttgtttCCCACAGATTTTGGATTATtgagttttcaatttcatttgtttccaagtatttttaatttcctttgttatttcttcagtgacccaTTGGTTGGTTGTTGTACAtgggttatttttaatttcctttgttatttcttcagtgacccaTTGATTGGTTGTTGTACATGGGTTaccctccatgtgtttgtgtttttccagttttttctttGTAGTTGAGTTTTGGTTTCATAACTTCATGATTGGAAAATGTGCTTGATGTGATCTCAGTCTTCTTAAATCtgctgagacttgttttgtggccttaCATGTGATCTATCCCGGGGGACGTTCCATGTtcccttgaaaagaatgtgtttactgctgcttttggatggaatggtCTATGTATGTTGATTAAATCTAAGTGATCTAATGTGTTGTTTAAGGCCAGTGTtcccttattgattttctatctgaATGACGTGTCTATTAatgtatgtggaattttaaagTACACTAATATGGTTGTTTGCTGTCAActtctctttttatgtctgttaatgcTTGCTTTTTGCATTCGGGTGCTCCTCTGTTGTGGCCGTATCTGTCTCTCCATATATATCTAATGGTGACACGCTGGTTACTGGGTC from the Bos javanicus breed banteng chromosome 3, ARS-OSU_banteng_1.0, whole genome shotgun sequence genome contains:
- the LOC133244906 gene encoding UDP-glucuronosyltransferase 1A3-like isoform X3 yields the protein MALGLQLRRQVLAGLLLCLCAGRWAEAGKVLVVPMEGSHWLSMREAVRELHARGHQAVVVAPEVNVRVKAEDFFIKKTYAILYTQDDFNYFLMGSFNMFFERVNFLTMFWKTIEATKNASVVFARSCEALLYNKDLIRDLNASSFDVVLTDPVYPCGAVLAKYLSIPAVFFLRFLPCDLDVEGTACPNPFSYVPKFLTRNSDHMTFFQRVKNMLYPLTLKYLCHFSFAPYARMASELLQRDVSLGEIFGSASVWLFRGDFVMDYPRPIMPNMVFIGGINCGNRKQLSQEFEAYVNASGEHGIVVFSLGSMVSEIPEQKAMEIADALGKIPQTVLWRYTGTPPPNLAKNTKLVKWLPQNDLLGHPKTRAFITHSGSHGIYEGICNGVPMVMMPLFGDQMDNAKRMETRGAGVTLNVLEMSSEDLEKALKAVINEKTYKENIMRLSRLHKDRPIEPLDLAVFWVEFVMRHKGASHLRPAAHDLTWYQYHSLDVIGFLLAVTLMVIFITFKACAFAFRKCFGKKERVKKSHKSKTH